In Leptospira kanakyensis, a genomic segment contains:
- a CDS encoding nitric oxide reductase activation protein NorD — MEWDQFVFYQGHKLWKKIRKKLTPPNPYYRYRMELEEGRILRYLQTLKNEPTTLIFGGENIIFGQNYLKFPEVVHLFLSESISKKYVRILLAYLAYLFNLKEVRARENEDKKKLNEVIPIPTIQFYYLFRNFLNVFPGIRSDWKEIRIERLKIRNKDLTQYKKATSIFTHATSLLSDLKHEFPSGKDFISKSEKEKVKSKESKQKLDPSDVEVLEVDEKKIEEYTLGHNFEKIETVEEFDGQWRDIDGEEDMDEEEALQELNLKHIIRTEDPVHTTRTSESGSGTTLEILDEKDIGNHFSYPEWDYKLKNYKPDYCNVVEEFPKQKDIHYTKQILEKQHSTLVQLKKKMMALLNQTRIKKRLAAGTDIDLDALVDRYADIKAKISPSETIYMNPIRDVSDMVLYFLVDISLSTDSWIQEKRILDVERESLLLFSECLEELKIPFGIAGFYSRTRNFNQFLHLKQLKEPWSSARDRLGSLSPIGYTRVGPALRHTSSILKQTSYKQKWIILITDARPNDYDKYEGKYGIEDVNKSVGECLLNGVQVFTLAIGTEEKPTIPSMMRNASYQMLFHPERLLDSLQEFFRRAIRV; from the coding sequence TTGGAATGGGATCAGTTTGTATTTTACCAGGGTCATAAACTTTGGAAAAAAATTCGTAAAAAACTCACGCCGCCTAATCCGTATTATAGATATCGGATGGAGTTAGAAGAAGGCCGAATCCTAAGATATTTACAGACATTAAAAAATGAACCAACCACTCTGATATTCGGTGGGGAAAATATAATTTTTGGACAAAACTATTTGAAATTTCCGGAAGTGGTTCACTTGTTTTTATCTGAATCCATTTCCAAGAAATATGTAAGGATCTTACTTGCCTATCTCGCTTATCTTTTTAATCTCAAGGAAGTTCGAGCAAGGGAAAATGAGGATAAAAAAAAGCTAAATGAAGTAATACCTATACCTACTATCCAGTTTTATTATTTATTTCGAAATTTTTTAAATGTATTTCCTGGCATTCGTAGTGATTGGAAAGAAATTCGAATCGAGAGATTAAAAATTCGAAATAAAGATTTAACACAATACAAAAAAGCCACTTCTATATTCACTCATGCAACTTCATTGCTCTCTGATTTAAAACATGAGTTTCCCTCAGGAAAAGATTTTATATCGAAGTCTGAGAAAGAAAAAGTAAAGTCCAAAGAGTCAAAACAAAAATTGGATCCAAGTGATGTCGAAGTTTTGGAAGTGGATGAGAAAAAAATAGAAGAATATACATTAGGTCATAATTTTGAAAAAATTGAAACTGTAGAAGAGTTTGATGGACAATGGCGTGACATTGATGGTGAAGAAGATATGGATGAAGAGGAGGCCCTACAAGAGCTAAATTTAAAACATATCATTAGAACTGAAGATCCCGTCCATACCACTCGAACTAGTGAATCCGGATCTGGAACAACATTGGAAATTTTAGATGAAAAGGATATTGGAAATCATTTTTCTTATCCAGAGTGGGATTATAAACTAAAAAACTATAAACCAGATTATTGTAATGTGGTAGAAGAGTTTCCCAAACAGAAAGACATCCATTATACAAAACAAATATTAGAGAAACAACATTCCACTCTAGTGCAACTGAAAAAGAAGATGATGGCACTCTTAAACCAAACGCGAATCAAAAAGAGATTGGCGGCGGGTACCGATATTGATTTGGATGCTCTTGTTGATCGCTATGCTGACATCAAAGCAAAGATTAGTCCTTCAGAAACAATTTATATGAATCCCATTCGTGATGTTTCAGACATGGTATTGTATTTTCTAGTTGATATCAGTTTGTCTACAGATTCATGGATCCAGGAAAAAAGAATTTTAGATGTGGAGAGGGAAAGTTTACTTCTATTTTCAGAATGTTTAGAAGAACTAAAAATTCCTTTTGGAATTGCTGGTTTTTATTCCAGAACTCGTAATTTTAATCAATTCCTACATTTGAAACAGTTAAAGGAACCTTGGAGTTCTGCCCGTGATCGATTGGGGTCATTATCGCCAATTGGATACACTCGTGTTGGTCCTGCACTTCGTCATACGAGTTCCATACTAAAACAAACATCTTATAAACAAAAGTGGATCATTCTTATCACCGACGCTCGTCCCAATGATTATGATAAATATGAAGGAAAGTATGGGATTGAAGATGTGAATAAATCTGTCGGTGAATGTTTGTTAAATGGAGTTCAGGTATTTACTTTGGCAATTGGAACTGAGGAAAAACCAACAATTCCATCGATGATGAGAAATGCTAGTTATCAAATGTTGTTTCATCCAGAAAGGCTCCTCGATTCTCTGCAAGAATTCTTTCGAAGAGCCATAAGAGTTTAA
- a CDS encoding cbb3-type cytochrome c oxidase subunit I, with amino-acid sequence MRFQSQKVAYWFFATCMLLLSLQIVYGFIMGFARIGLDGLHDFIPFNTARATHTNLLVVWLLTGFMGAAYYIIPEESDRELYSVKLAYIQLLSWVVVGVIAIIGFHFNWWEGRKFLEIPRPLDYLVVVNVLTFLFNIAMTIWQAKKRSTTQLVLFFGLLCAALLYLPGMIYFDNQTLDSYFRWWVVHLWVEGVWELIMGGILAFLLIKLTGVDREVIEKWLYVVVGLTFLSGILGTGHHYYWIGTPKYWLMVGGIFSALEPLAFLGMAIWALNMYRKKGKNHPNKIALYWTLGSAMMSFIGAGFLGFAHTWPSVNQWTHGTLITAMHGHLAFWGAYAMLVLAVISYAMPNLTGRKLFTGMSGYLAFWASNIGMLGMTGALAVAGITQVYLERKLGMDFLVVQKEIIFHFIGMLLAATLFTVGIAYFIVDFIRHGLPSNEAVGKNLGDLD; translated from the coding sequence TATTGGTTCTTTGCAACTTGTATGTTACTCTTATCTTTACAAATCGTGTATGGCTTCATTATGGGATTTGCTCGTATTGGATTAGATGGACTACATGATTTTATTCCATTTAATACTGCTCGTGCCACACATACAAATTTACTCGTCGTATGGTTGTTAACCGGCTTTATGGGAGCAGCCTATTATATCATTCCCGAAGAATCGGACAGAGAATTATATAGTGTCAAACTTGCTTACATCCAACTTCTATCTTGGGTTGTTGTCGGAGTGATTGCCATTATTGGTTTTCACTTCAATTGGTGGGAAGGCCGTAAATTCTTAGAAATTCCAAGACCACTAGACTATTTGGTTGTTGTGAATGTTTTGACATTTTTGTTTAACATCGCGATGACGATCTGGCAGGCAAAAAAAAGAAGTACAACACAACTTGTTCTCTTCTTTGGTTTGTTATGTGCGGCTTTACTTTATTTACCAGGTATGATCTACTTTGACAACCAAACACTCGATTCCTACTTTCGTTGGTGGGTGGTGCATCTTTGGGTGGAAGGAGTTTGGGAACTCATTATGGGTGGTATCCTTGCCTTCTTACTCATCAAACTTACGGGAGTGGATAGAGAGGTCATTGAAAAATGGTTATACGTTGTTGTTGGTTTAACCTTTCTTTCTGGAATTTTGGGTACGGGTCACCACTACTATTGGATCGGAACTCCTAAGTATTGGCTTATGGTCGGTGGAATTTTTTCTGCTTTAGAACCACTGGCTTTTCTCGGGATGGCGATTTGGGCACTCAATATGTATCGCAAAAAAGGAAAAAATCATCCTAACAAAATTGCTCTTTATTGGACTTTGGGAAGTGCGATGATGTCCTTCATTGGTGCTGGATTTTTAGGTTTTGCACATACTTGGCCTTCCGTCAACCAATGGACTCACGGAACTCTCATCACTGCAATGCATGGACATCTTGCTTTCTGGGGAGCCTACGCTATGTTAGTGTTAGCTGTTATTTCTTATGCGATGCCAAATTTAACTGGGAGAAAACTATTTACTGGAATGTCAGGTTATTTGGCTTTTTGGGCTTCCAATATTGGAATGTTAGGAATGACAGGGGCACTTGCCGTTGCAGGAATCACACAAGTGTATCTGGAGCGTAAATTGGGTATGGACTTCCTTGTAGTTCAAAAAGAAATTATATTCCATTTTATTGGAATGTTACTTGCGGCTACTCTTTTTACTGTTGGTATCGCTTACTTTATTGTGGATTTCATTCGACATGGCCTTCCTTCAAATGAAGCTGTTGGAAAAAATCTTGGTGATCTCGATTAA
- a CDS encoding CbbQ/NirQ/NorQ/GpvN family protein, producing the protein MLTKKIPYYEPTGKEIEIFQMAAENSLPLLLKGPTGSGKSRFLEYMAHLMGRRLITILCNDETSSVDLVGRFLVKGADTIWMDGPLTTGVKEGAIVYLDEIAEARPDTLVTIHSLTDHRRTLFLERKNEEVSAHPDFLLVASYNPGYQRGFKELKPSTKQRFLGMDFPYPKSAMEEKIIVGETGISETLAKKLVQFAALVRNKPELGLAETVSTRLLVSCAKLMAKGLPARLAGRTAIILPLSDDQDTIAALQDSFDLIF; encoded by the coding sequence ATGTTAACGAAGAAAATACCCTATTACGAACCAACCGGTAAGGAAATAGAAATTTTTCAAATGGCGGCAGAGAATTCTCTGCCGCTTTTATTGAAAGGTCCCACTGGATCTGGTAAGTCTCGATTTTTGGAATATATGGCTCACCTGATGGGTCGTAGGCTCATTACTATTTTGTGTAACGATGAAACATCTTCTGTGGATCTCGTCGGAAGATTTTTAGTAAAAGGAGCTGATACCATTTGGATGGATGGTCCCTTAACAACAGGAGTCAAAGAAGGAGCCATTGTTTATTTGGATGAAATTGCGGAAGCAAGACCTGATACACTAGTAACCATTCACTCTTTAACTGACCATCGCCGTACCTTATTTTTAGAAAGGAAAAATGAAGAGGTAAGTGCACACCCTGACTTTTTACTCGTAGCATCTTATAATCCAGGATACCAAAGAGGATTTAAGGAATTAAAACCTTCCACCAAACAACGATTTCTTGGAATGGACTTTCCTTATCCGAAAAGTGCTATGGAAGAAAAAATCATTGTGGGGGAAACGGGCATCAGTGAAACACTAGCCAAAAAGTTAGTTCAATTTGCTGCTCTTGTTAGGAATAAACCAGAGTTAGGTTTGGCGGAGACTGTTTCAACAAGACTTCTTGTTTCTTGTGCAAAATTAATGGCAAAGGGTCTACCGGCTAGACTTGCAGGCAGGACAGCAATCATTTTGCCACTTTCCGATGACCAAGACACCATCGCTGCCTTACAGGACAGCTTTGATTTGATTTTTTAG